One Canis lupus familiaris isolate Mischka breed German Shepherd chromosome 20, alternate assembly UU_Cfam_GSD_1.0, whole genome shotgun sequence genomic region harbors:
- the CRTC1 gene encoding CREB-regulated transcription coactivator 1 isoform X2, which yields MATSNNPRKFSEKIALHNQKQAEETAAFEEVMKDLSLTRAARLQLQKSQYLQLGPSRGQYYGGSLPNVNQIGSGTVDLPFQTPFQSSGLDTSRTTRHHGLVDRVYRERGRLGSPHRRPLSVDKHGRQADSCPYGTVYLSPPADTSWRRTNSDSALHQSTMTPTQPEPFTGGSQDTHQKRVLLLTVPGMEETTSETDKNLSKQAWDTKKTGSRPKSCEVPGINIFPSADQENTTALIPATHNTGGSLPDLTNIHFPSPLPTPLDPEEPTFPALSSSSSTGNLAANLTHLGIGGASQGMSTPGSSPQHRPAGVSPLSLSTEARRQQAQQVSPTLSQLSPITQAVAMDALSLEQQLPYAFFTQAGSQQPPPPQPQPPPPPPPASQQQPPPPPPQVPVGLPPGGPLMPSASLTRGPQLPPLAVTVPSSLPQSPPENPGQPPMGIDITSAPALQQYRASAGSPANQSPTSPVSNQGFSPGSSPQHSSTLGSVFGDSYYEQQMAARQANALSHQLEQFNMMENAISSSSLYSPGSTLNYSQAAMMGLTGSHGSLPDTQQLGYPSHSSIPNIILTVTGESPPSLSKELTSTLAGVGDVSFDSDNQFPLDELKIDPLTLDGLHMLNDPDMVLADPATEDTFRMDRL from the exons CTCCAGCTCCAGAAGTCTCAGTACCTGCAGCTGGGCCCAAGCCGTGGCCAGTACTATGGCGGGTCCCTGCCCAACGTGAACCAGATTGGGAGTGGCACCGTGGATCTGCCCTTCCAG ACACCCTTCCAGTCCTCAGGCCTGGACACCAGCCGAACCACCCGGCACCATGGGCTGGTGGACAGAGTATACCGAGAGCGTGGCCGGCTTGGCTCCCCACATCGCCGGCCCTTGTCAGTGGACAAACATGGACGGCAG GCGGACAGCTGCCCGTACGGCACCGTGTACCTCTCGCCGCCCGCGGACACCAGCTGGAGAAG gACCAATTCTGACTCTGCCCTGCACCAGAGCACAATGACACCCACCCAGCCAGAGCCCTTTACAGGCGGGTCCCAGGACACACACCAGAAAAGAG tCTTACTATTAACAGTTCCAGGAATGGAGGAAACCACATCAGAGACAGATAAGAATCTTTCTAAGCAAGCATGGGACACCAAGAAG ACGGGGTCCAGGCCCAAGTCCTGTgaggtccctgggatcaa CATCTTTCCATCCGCTGACCAGGAAAACACTACAGCCCTGATCCCCGCCACCCACAACACAGGGGGCTCCCTGCCCGACCTGACCAACATacacttcccctcccccctcccgacCCCACTGGACCCTGAGGAGCCCACCTTCCCTGCGCTCAGCAGCTCCAGCAGCACCGGCAACCTTGCAGCCAACCTGACTCATCTGGGCATCGGCGGCGCCAGCCAGG GGATGAGCACACCAGGCTCCTCACCACAGCACCGCCCAGCTGGTGTCAGCCCGTTGTCCCTGAGCACGGAGGCGAGGAGGCAGCAGGCCCAGCAGGTGTCACCCACCCTCTCCCAGCTGTCACCCATCACTCAG gcTGTGGCCATGGATGCCCTGTCTCTGGAGCAGCAGCTGCCCTACGCCTTCTTCACCCAGGCAGGCTCCCAGCAGCCACCGccgccgcagccccagccccctccaccGCCACCGCCCGCATCCCAGCAGCAGccgcccccgccacccccgcAGGTGCCCGTCGGCCTCCCCCCAGGCGGCCCCCTGATGCCAAGTGCCAGCTTGACGCGGGGCCCTCAGCTGCCCCCACTCGCGGTCACGGTACCGTCCTCTCTCCCCCAGTCCCCCCCAGAGAACCCGGGCCAGCCGCCAATGGGGATCGACATTACCTCG GCGCCGGCTCTGCAGCAGTACCGTGCTAGTGCCGGCTCCCCGGCTAACCAGTCTCCCACCTCACCTGTCTCCAATCAAGGCTTCTCCCCTGGGAGCTCCCCGCAA CACTCCTCCACCTTGGGCAGCGTGTTTGGGGACTCGTACTATGAGCAGCAGATGGCGGCCAGGCAGGCCAATGCTCTGTCCCACCAG CTGGAGCAGTTCAACATGATGGAGAATGCCATCAGCTCCAGCAGCCTGTACAGCCCGGGCTCGACACTCAACTACTCACAGGCGGCCATGATGGGCCTCACAGGCAGCCATGGGAGCCTGCCAGACACGCAGCAGCTTGGCTACCCCAGCCATAGCAGCATCCCCAACATCATCCTCACAG TGACGGGAGAGTCCCCTCCCAGCCTCTCTAAAGAACTGACCAGCACACTGGCCGGAGTCGGTGATGTCAGCTTCGACTCCGACAACCAGTTCCCCCTGGATGAACTCAAGATTGACCCCCTGACCCTGGACGGACTGCACATGCTCAACGACCCTGACATGGTCCTGGCCGACCCGGCCACCGAGGACACCTTCCGGATGGACCGTCTGTGA
- the CRTC1 gene encoding CREB-regulated transcription coactivator 1 isoform X1, whose amino-acid sequence MATSNNPRKFSEKIALHNQKQAEETAAFEEVMKDLSLTRAARLQLQKSQYLQLGPSRGQYYGGSLPNVNQIGSGTVDLPFQPSGYLGEALAAAPVSLTPFQSSGLDTSRTTRHHGLVDRVYRERGRLGSPHRRPLSVDKHGRQADSCPYGTVYLSPPADTSWRRTNSDSALHQSTMTPTQPEPFTGGSQDTHQKRVLLLTVPGMEETTSETDKNLSKQAWDTKKTGSRPKSCEVPGINIFPSADQENTTALIPATHNTGGSLPDLTNIHFPSPLPTPLDPEEPTFPALSSSSSTGNLAANLTHLGIGGASQGMSTPGSSPQHRPAGVSPLSLSTEARRQQAQQVSPTLSQLSPITQAVAMDALSLEQQLPYAFFTQAGSQQPPPPQPQPPPPPPPASQQQPPPPPPQVPVGLPPGGPLMPSASLTRGPQLPPLAVTVPSSLPQSPPENPGQPPMGIDITSAPALQQYRASAGSPANQSPTSPVSNQGFSPGSSPQHSSTLGSVFGDSYYEQQMAARQANALSHQLEQFNMMENAISSSSLYSPGSTLNYSQAAMMGLTGSHGSLPDTQQLGYPSHSSIPNIILTVTGESPPSLSKELTSTLAGVGDVSFDSDNQFPLDELKIDPLTLDGLHMLNDPDMVLADPATEDTFRMDRL is encoded by the exons CTCCAGCTCCAGAAGTCTCAGTACCTGCAGCTGGGCCCAAGCCGTGGCCAGTACTATGGCGGGTCCCTGCCCAACGTGAACCAGATTGGGAGTGGCACCGTGGATCTGCCCTTCCAG CCCAGCGGATATCTGGGGGAGGCCCTGGCAGCGGCTCCTGTCTCTCTG ACACCCTTCCAGTCCTCAGGCCTGGACACCAGCCGAACCACCCGGCACCATGGGCTGGTGGACAGAGTATACCGAGAGCGTGGCCGGCTTGGCTCCCCACATCGCCGGCCCTTGTCAGTGGACAAACATGGACGGCAG GCGGACAGCTGCCCGTACGGCACCGTGTACCTCTCGCCGCCCGCGGACACCAGCTGGAGAAG gACCAATTCTGACTCTGCCCTGCACCAGAGCACAATGACACCCACCCAGCCAGAGCCCTTTACAGGCGGGTCCCAGGACACACACCAGAAAAGAG tCTTACTATTAACAGTTCCAGGAATGGAGGAAACCACATCAGAGACAGATAAGAATCTTTCTAAGCAAGCATGGGACACCAAGAAG ACGGGGTCCAGGCCCAAGTCCTGTgaggtccctgggatcaa CATCTTTCCATCCGCTGACCAGGAAAACACTACAGCCCTGATCCCCGCCACCCACAACACAGGGGGCTCCCTGCCCGACCTGACCAACATacacttcccctcccccctcccgacCCCACTGGACCCTGAGGAGCCCACCTTCCCTGCGCTCAGCAGCTCCAGCAGCACCGGCAACCTTGCAGCCAACCTGACTCATCTGGGCATCGGCGGCGCCAGCCAGG GGATGAGCACACCAGGCTCCTCACCACAGCACCGCCCAGCTGGTGTCAGCCCGTTGTCCCTGAGCACGGAGGCGAGGAGGCAGCAGGCCCAGCAGGTGTCACCCACCCTCTCCCAGCTGTCACCCATCACTCAG gcTGTGGCCATGGATGCCCTGTCTCTGGAGCAGCAGCTGCCCTACGCCTTCTTCACCCAGGCAGGCTCCCAGCAGCCACCGccgccgcagccccagccccctccaccGCCACCGCCCGCATCCCAGCAGCAGccgcccccgccacccccgcAGGTGCCCGTCGGCCTCCCCCCAGGCGGCCCCCTGATGCCAAGTGCCAGCTTGACGCGGGGCCCTCAGCTGCCCCCACTCGCGGTCACGGTACCGTCCTCTCTCCCCCAGTCCCCCCCAGAGAACCCGGGCCAGCCGCCAATGGGGATCGACATTACCTCG GCGCCGGCTCTGCAGCAGTACCGTGCTAGTGCCGGCTCCCCGGCTAACCAGTCTCCCACCTCACCTGTCTCCAATCAAGGCTTCTCCCCTGGGAGCTCCCCGCAA CACTCCTCCACCTTGGGCAGCGTGTTTGGGGACTCGTACTATGAGCAGCAGATGGCGGCCAGGCAGGCCAATGCTCTGTCCCACCAG CTGGAGCAGTTCAACATGATGGAGAATGCCATCAGCTCCAGCAGCCTGTACAGCCCGGGCTCGACACTCAACTACTCACAGGCGGCCATGATGGGCCTCACAGGCAGCCATGGGAGCCTGCCAGACACGCAGCAGCTTGGCTACCCCAGCCATAGCAGCATCCCCAACATCATCCTCACAG TGACGGGAGAGTCCCCTCCCAGCCTCTCTAAAGAACTGACCAGCACACTGGCCGGAGTCGGTGATGTCAGCTTCGACTCCGACAACCAGTTCCCCCTGGATGAACTCAAGATTGACCCCCTGACCCTGGACGGACTGCACATGCTCAACGACCCTGACATGGTCCTGGCCGACCCGGCCACCGAGGACACCTTCCGGATGGACCGTCTGTGA
- the CRTC1 gene encoding CREB-regulated transcription coactivator 1 isoform X6: MATSNNPRKFSEKIALHNQKQAEETAAFEEVMKDLSLTRAARLQLQKSQYLQLGPSRGQYYGGSLPNVNQIGSGTVDLPFQPSGYLGEALAAAPVSLTPFQSSGLDTSRTTRHHGLVDRVYRERGRLGSPHRRPLSVDKHGRQADSCPYGTVYLSPPADTSWRRTNSDSALHQSTMTPTQPEPFTGGSQDTHQKRVLLLTVPGMEETTSETDKNLSKQAWDTKKTGSRPKSCEVPGINSSSSTGNLAANLTHLGIGGASQGMSTPGSSPQHRPAGVSPLSLSTEARRQQAQQVSPTLSQLSPITQAVAMDALSLEQQLPYAFFTQAGSQQPPPPQPQPPPPPPPASQQQPPPPPPQSPPENPGQPPMGIDITSAPALQQYRASAGSPANQSPTSPVSNQGFSPGSSPQHSSTLGSVFGDSYYEQQMAARQANALSHQLEQFNMMENAISSSSLYSPGSTLNYSQAAMMGLTGSHGSLPDTQQLGYPSHSSIPNIILTVTGESPPSLSKELTSTLAGVGDVSFDSDNQFPLDELKIDPLTLDGLHMLNDPDMVLADPATEDTFRMDRL; the protein is encoded by the exons CTCCAGCTCCAGAAGTCTCAGTACCTGCAGCTGGGCCCAAGCCGTGGCCAGTACTATGGCGGGTCCCTGCCCAACGTGAACCAGATTGGGAGTGGCACCGTGGATCTGCCCTTCCAG CCCAGCGGATATCTGGGGGAGGCCCTGGCAGCGGCTCCTGTCTCTCTG ACACCCTTCCAGTCCTCAGGCCTGGACACCAGCCGAACCACCCGGCACCATGGGCTGGTGGACAGAGTATACCGAGAGCGTGGCCGGCTTGGCTCCCCACATCGCCGGCCCTTGTCAGTGGACAAACATGGACGGCAG GCGGACAGCTGCCCGTACGGCACCGTGTACCTCTCGCCGCCCGCGGACACCAGCTGGAGAAG gACCAATTCTGACTCTGCCCTGCACCAGAGCACAATGACACCCACCCAGCCAGAGCCCTTTACAGGCGGGTCCCAGGACACACACCAGAAAAGAG tCTTACTATTAACAGTTCCAGGAATGGAGGAAACCACATCAGAGACAGATAAGAATCTTTCTAAGCAAGCATGGGACACCAAGAAG ACGGGGTCCAGGCCCAAGTCCTGTgaggtccctgggatcaa CAGCTCCAGCAGCACCGGCAACCTTGCAGCCAACCTGACTCATCTGGGCATCGGCGGCGCCAGCCAGG GGATGAGCACACCAGGCTCCTCACCACAGCACCGCCCAGCTGGTGTCAGCCCGTTGTCCCTGAGCACGGAGGCGAGGAGGCAGCAGGCCCAGCAGGTGTCACCCACCCTCTCCCAGCTGTCACCCATCACTCAG gcTGTGGCCATGGATGCCCTGTCTCTGGAGCAGCAGCTGCCCTACGCCTTCTTCACCCAGGCAGGCTCCCAGCAGCCACCGccgccgcagccccagccccctccaccGCCACCGCCCGCATCCCAGCAGCAGccgcccccgccacccccgcAG TCCCCCCCAGAGAACCCGGGCCAGCCGCCAATGGGGATCGACATTACCTCG GCGCCGGCTCTGCAGCAGTACCGTGCTAGTGCCGGCTCCCCGGCTAACCAGTCTCCCACCTCACCTGTCTCCAATCAAGGCTTCTCCCCTGGGAGCTCCCCGCAA CACTCCTCCACCTTGGGCAGCGTGTTTGGGGACTCGTACTATGAGCAGCAGATGGCGGCCAGGCAGGCCAATGCTCTGTCCCACCAG CTGGAGCAGTTCAACATGATGGAGAATGCCATCAGCTCCAGCAGCCTGTACAGCCCGGGCTCGACACTCAACTACTCACAGGCGGCCATGATGGGCCTCACAGGCAGCCATGGGAGCCTGCCAGACACGCAGCAGCTTGGCTACCCCAGCCATAGCAGCATCCCCAACATCATCCTCACAG TGACGGGAGAGTCCCCTCCCAGCCTCTCTAAAGAACTGACCAGCACACTGGCCGGAGTCGGTGATGTCAGCTTCGACTCCGACAACCAGTTCCCCCTGGATGAACTCAAGATTGACCCCCTGACCCTGGACGGACTGCACATGCTCAACGACCCTGACATGGTCCTGGCCGACCCGGCCACCGAGGACACCTTCCGGATGGACCGTCTGTGA
- the CRTC1 gene encoding CREB-regulated transcription coactivator 1 isoform X4 has product MATSNNPRKFSEKIALHNQKQAEETAAFEEVMKDLSLTRAARLQLQKSQYLQLGPSRGQYYGGSLPNVNQIGSGTVDLPFQPSGYLGEALAAAPVSLTPFQSSGLDTSRTTRHHGLVDRVYRERGRLGSPHRRPLSVDKHGRQADSCPYGTVYLSPPADTSWRRTNSDSALHQSTMTPTQPEPFTGGSQDTHQKRVLLLTVPGMEETTSETDKNLSKQAWDTKKTGSRPKSCEVPGINIFPSADQENTTALIPATHNTGGSLPDLTNIHFPSPLPTPLDPEEPTFPALSSSSSTGNLAANLTHLGIGGASQGMSTPGSSPQHRPAGVSPLSLSTEARRQQAQQVSPTLSQLSPITQAVAMDALSLEQQLPYAFFTQAGSQQPPPPQPQPPPPPPPASQQQPPPPPPQSPPENPGQPPMGIDITSAPALQQYRASAGSPANQSPTSPVSNQGFSPGSSPQHSSTLGSVFGDSYYEQQMAARQANALSHQLEQFNMMENAISSSSLYSPGSTLNYSQAAMMGLTGSHGSLPDTQQLGYPSHSSIPNIILTVTGESPPSLSKELTSTLAGVGDVSFDSDNQFPLDELKIDPLTLDGLHMLNDPDMVLADPATEDTFRMDRL; this is encoded by the exons CTCCAGCTCCAGAAGTCTCAGTACCTGCAGCTGGGCCCAAGCCGTGGCCAGTACTATGGCGGGTCCCTGCCCAACGTGAACCAGATTGGGAGTGGCACCGTGGATCTGCCCTTCCAG CCCAGCGGATATCTGGGGGAGGCCCTGGCAGCGGCTCCTGTCTCTCTG ACACCCTTCCAGTCCTCAGGCCTGGACACCAGCCGAACCACCCGGCACCATGGGCTGGTGGACAGAGTATACCGAGAGCGTGGCCGGCTTGGCTCCCCACATCGCCGGCCCTTGTCAGTGGACAAACATGGACGGCAG GCGGACAGCTGCCCGTACGGCACCGTGTACCTCTCGCCGCCCGCGGACACCAGCTGGAGAAG gACCAATTCTGACTCTGCCCTGCACCAGAGCACAATGACACCCACCCAGCCAGAGCCCTTTACAGGCGGGTCCCAGGACACACACCAGAAAAGAG tCTTACTATTAACAGTTCCAGGAATGGAGGAAACCACATCAGAGACAGATAAGAATCTTTCTAAGCAAGCATGGGACACCAAGAAG ACGGGGTCCAGGCCCAAGTCCTGTgaggtccctgggatcaa CATCTTTCCATCCGCTGACCAGGAAAACACTACAGCCCTGATCCCCGCCACCCACAACACAGGGGGCTCCCTGCCCGACCTGACCAACATacacttcccctcccccctcccgacCCCACTGGACCCTGAGGAGCCCACCTTCCCTGCGCTCAGCAGCTCCAGCAGCACCGGCAACCTTGCAGCCAACCTGACTCATCTGGGCATCGGCGGCGCCAGCCAGG GGATGAGCACACCAGGCTCCTCACCACAGCACCGCCCAGCTGGTGTCAGCCCGTTGTCCCTGAGCACGGAGGCGAGGAGGCAGCAGGCCCAGCAGGTGTCACCCACCCTCTCCCAGCTGTCACCCATCACTCAG gcTGTGGCCATGGATGCCCTGTCTCTGGAGCAGCAGCTGCCCTACGCCTTCTTCACCCAGGCAGGCTCCCAGCAGCCACCGccgccgcagccccagccccctccaccGCCACCGCCCGCATCCCAGCAGCAGccgcccccgccacccccgcAG TCCCCCCCAGAGAACCCGGGCCAGCCGCCAATGGGGATCGACATTACCTCG GCGCCGGCTCTGCAGCAGTACCGTGCTAGTGCCGGCTCCCCGGCTAACCAGTCTCCCACCTCACCTGTCTCCAATCAAGGCTTCTCCCCTGGGAGCTCCCCGCAA CACTCCTCCACCTTGGGCAGCGTGTTTGGGGACTCGTACTATGAGCAGCAGATGGCGGCCAGGCAGGCCAATGCTCTGTCCCACCAG CTGGAGCAGTTCAACATGATGGAGAATGCCATCAGCTCCAGCAGCCTGTACAGCCCGGGCTCGACACTCAACTACTCACAGGCGGCCATGATGGGCCTCACAGGCAGCCATGGGAGCCTGCCAGACACGCAGCAGCTTGGCTACCCCAGCCATAGCAGCATCCCCAACATCATCCTCACAG TGACGGGAGAGTCCCCTCCCAGCCTCTCTAAAGAACTGACCAGCACACTGGCCGGAGTCGGTGATGTCAGCTTCGACTCCGACAACCAGTTCCCCCTGGATGAACTCAAGATTGACCCCCTGACCCTGGACGGACTGCACATGCTCAACGACCCTGACATGGTCCTGGCCGACCCGGCCACCGAGGACACCTTCCGGATGGACCGTCTGTGA
- the CRTC1 gene encoding CREB-regulated transcription coactivator 1 isoform X3: protein MATSNNPRKFSEKIALHNQKQAEETAAFEEVMKDLSLTRAARLQLQKSQYLQLGPSRGQYYGGSLPNVNQIGSGTVDLPFQPSGYLGEALAAAPVSLTPFQSSGLDTSRTTRHHGLVDRVYRERGRLGSPHRRPLSVDKHGRQADSCPYGTVYLSPPADTSWRRTNSDSALHQSTMTPTQPEPFTGGSQDTHQKRVLLLTVPGMEETTSETDKNLSKQAWDTKKTGSRPKSCEVPGINIFPSADQENTTALIPATHNTGGSLPDLTNIHFPSPLPTPLDPEEPTFPALSSSSSTGNLAANLTHLGIGGASQGMSTPGSSPQHRPAGVSPLSLSTEARRQQAQQVSPTLSQLSPITQAVAMDALSLEQQLPYAFFTQAGSQQPPPPQPQPPPPPPPASQQQPPPPPPQVPVGLPPGGPLMPSASLTRGPQLPPLAVTVPSSLPQSPPENPGQPPMGIDITSAPALQQYRASAGSPANQSPTSPVSNQGFSPGSSPQLEQFNMMENAISSSSLYSPGSTLNYSQAAMMGLTGSHGSLPDTQQLGYPSHSSIPNIILTVTGESPPSLSKELTSTLAGVGDVSFDSDNQFPLDELKIDPLTLDGLHMLNDPDMVLADPATEDTFRMDRL from the exons CTCCAGCTCCAGAAGTCTCAGTACCTGCAGCTGGGCCCAAGCCGTGGCCAGTACTATGGCGGGTCCCTGCCCAACGTGAACCAGATTGGGAGTGGCACCGTGGATCTGCCCTTCCAG CCCAGCGGATATCTGGGGGAGGCCCTGGCAGCGGCTCCTGTCTCTCTG ACACCCTTCCAGTCCTCAGGCCTGGACACCAGCCGAACCACCCGGCACCATGGGCTGGTGGACAGAGTATACCGAGAGCGTGGCCGGCTTGGCTCCCCACATCGCCGGCCCTTGTCAGTGGACAAACATGGACGGCAG GCGGACAGCTGCCCGTACGGCACCGTGTACCTCTCGCCGCCCGCGGACACCAGCTGGAGAAG gACCAATTCTGACTCTGCCCTGCACCAGAGCACAATGACACCCACCCAGCCAGAGCCCTTTACAGGCGGGTCCCAGGACACACACCAGAAAAGAG tCTTACTATTAACAGTTCCAGGAATGGAGGAAACCACATCAGAGACAGATAAGAATCTTTCTAAGCAAGCATGGGACACCAAGAAG ACGGGGTCCAGGCCCAAGTCCTGTgaggtccctgggatcaa CATCTTTCCATCCGCTGACCAGGAAAACACTACAGCCCTGATCCCCGCCACCCACAACACAGGGGGCTCCCTGCCCGACCTGACCAACATacacttcccctcccccctcccgacCCCACTGGACCCTGAGGAGCCCACCTTCCCTGCGCTCAGCAGCTCCAGCAGCACCGGCAACCTTGCAGCCAACCTGACTCATCTGGGCATCGGCGGCGCCAGCCAGG GGATGAGCACACCAGGCTCCTCACCACAGCACCGCCCAGCTGGTGTCAGCCCGTTGTCCCTGAGCACGGAGGCGAGGAGGCAGCAGGCCCAGCAGGTGTCACCCACCCTCTCCCAGCTGTCACCCATCACTCAG gcTGTGGCCATGGATGCCCTGTCTCTGGAGCAGCAGCTGCCCTACGCCTTCTTCACCCAGGCAGGCTCCCAGCAGCCACCGccgccgcagccccagccccctccaccGCCACCGCCCGCATCCCAGCAGCAGccgcccccgccacccccgcAGGTGCCCGTCGGCCTCCCCCCAGGCGGCCCCCTGATGCCAAGTGCCAGCTTGACGCGGGGCCCTCAGCTGCCCCCACTCGCGGTCACGGTACCGTCCTCTCTCCCCCAGTCCCCCCCAGAGAACCCGGGCCAGCCGCCAATGGGGATCGACATTACCTCG GCGCCGGCTCTGCAGCAGTACCGTGCTAGTGCCGGCTCCCCGGCTAACCAGTCTCCCACCTCACCTGTCTCCAATCAAGGCTTCTCCCCTGGGAGCTCCCCGCAA CTGGAGCAGTTCAACATGATGGAGAATGCCATCAGCTCCAGCAGCCTGTACAGCCCGGGCTCGACACTCAACTACTCACAGGCGGCCATGATGGGCCTCACAGGCAGCCATGGGAGCCTGCCAGACACGCAGCAGCTTGGCTACCCCAGCCATAGCAGCATCCCCAACATCATCCTCACAG TGACGGGAGAGTCCCCTCCCAGCCTCTCTAAAGAACTGACCAGCACACTGGCCGGAGTCGGTGATGTCAGCTTCGACTCCGACAACCAGTTCCCCCTGGATGAACTCAAGATTGACCCCCTGACCCTGGACGGACTGCACATGCTCAACGACCCTGACATGGTCCTGGCCGACCCGGCCACCGAGGACACCTTCCGGATGGACCGTCTGTGA
- the CRTC1 gene encoding CREB-regulated transcription coactivator 1 isoform X5, producing the protein MATSNNPRKFSEKIALHNQKQAEETAAFEEVMKDLSLTRAARLQLQKSQYLQLGPSRGQYYGGSLPNVNQIGSGTVDLPFQPSGYLGEALAAAPVSLTPFQSSGLDTSRTTRHHGLVDRVYRERGRLGSPHRRPLSVDKHGRQADSCPYGTVYLSPPADTSWRRTNSDSALHQSTMTPTQPEPFTGGSQDTHQKRVLLLTVPGMEETTSETDKNLSKQAWDTKKTGSRPKSCEVPGINIFPSADQENTTALIPATHNTGGSLPDLTNIHFPSPLPTPLDPEEPTFPALSSSSSTGNLAANLTHLGIGGASQGMSTPGSSPQHRPAGVSPLSLSTEARRQQAQQVSPTLSQLSPITQAVAMDALSLEQQLPYAFFTQAGSQQPPPPQPQPPPPPPPASQQQPPPPPPQSPPENPGQPPMGIDITSHSSTLGSVFGDSYYEQQMAARQANALSHQLEQFNMMENAISSSSLYSPGSTLNYSQAAMMGLTGSHGSLPDTQQLGYPSHSSIPNIILTVTGESPPSLSKELTSTLAGVGDVSFDSDNQFPLDELKIDPLTLDGLHMLNDPDMVLADPATEDTFRMDRL; encoded by the exons CTCCAGCTCCAGAAGTCTCAGTACCTGCAGCTGGGCCCAAGCCGTGGCCAGTACTATGGCGGGTCCCTGCCCAACGTGAACCAGATTGGGAGTGGCACCGTGGATCTGCCCTTCCAG CCCAGCGGATATCTGGGGGAGGCCCTGGCAGCGGCTCCTGTCTCTCTG ACACCCTTCCAGTCCTCAGGCCTGGACACCAGCCGAACCACCCGGCACCATGGGCTGGTGGACAGAGTATACCGAGAGCGTGGCCGGCTTGGCTCCCCACATCGCCGGCCCTTGTCAGTGGACAAACATGGACGGCAG GCGGACAGCTGCCCGTACGGCACCGTGTACCTCTCGCCGCCCGCGGACACCAGCTGGAGAAG gACCAATTCTGACTCTGCCCTGCACCAGAGCACAATGACACCCACCCAGCCAGAGCCCTTTACAGGCGGGTCCCAGGACACACACCAGAAAAGAG tCTTACTATTAACAGTTCCAGGAATGGAGGAAACCACATCAGAGACAGATAAGAATCTTTCTAAGCAAGCATGGGACACCAAGAAG ACGGGGTCCAGGCCCAAGTCCTGTgaggtccctgggatcaa CATCTTTCCATCCGCTGACCAGGAAAACACTACAGCCCTGATCCCCGCCACCCACAACACAGGGGGCTCCCTGCCCGACCTGACCAACATacacttcccctcccccctcccgacCCCACTGGACCCTGAGGAGCCCACCTTCCCTGCGCTCAGCAGCTCCAGCAGCACCGGCAACCTTGCAGCCAACCTGACTCATCTGGGCATCGGCGGCGCCAGCCAGG GGATGAGCACACCAGGCTCCTCACCACAGCACCGCCCAGCTGGTGTCAGCCCGTTGTCCCTGAGCACGGAGGCGAGGAGGCAGCAGGCCCAGCAGGTGTCACCCACCCTCTCCCAGCTGTCACCCATCACTCAG gcTGTGGCCATGGATGCCCTGTCTCTGGAGCAGCAGCTGCCCTACGCCTTCTTCACCCAGGCAGGCTCCCAGCAGCCACCGccgccgcagccccagccccctccaccGCCACCGCCCGCATCCCAGCAGCAGccgcccccgccacccccgcAG TCCCCCCCAGAGAACCCGGGCCAGCCGCCAATGGGGATCGACATTACCTCG CACTCCTCCACCTTGGGCAGCGTGTTTGGGGACTCGTACTATGAGCAGCAGATGGCGGCCAGGCAGGCCAATGCTCTGTCCCACCAG CTGGAGCAGTTCAACATGATGGAGAATGCCATCAGCTCCAGCAGCCTGTACAGCCCGGGCTCGACACTCAACTACTCACAGGCGGCCATGATGGGCCTCACAGGCAGCCATGGGAGCCTGCCAGACACGCAGCAGCTTGGCTACCCCAGCCATAGCAGCATCCCCAACATCATCCTCACAG TGACGGGAGAGTCCCCTCCCAGCCTCTCTAAAGAACTGACCAGCACACTGGCCGGAGTCGGTGATGTCAGCTTCGACTCCGACAACCAGTTCCCCCTGGATGAACTCAAGATTGACCCCCTGACCCTGGACGGACTGCACATGCTCAACGACCCTGACATGGTCCTGGCCGACCCGGCCACCGAGGACACCTTCCGGATGGACCGTCTGTGA